From a region of the Pseudanabaena sp. ABRG5-3 genome:
- the ndk gene encoding nucleoside-diphosphate kinase — translation MERTFLAVKPDGVQRHLIGEIIRRYEAKGFKLVGLKLLQPTRELAESHYAVHKERPFFAGLVDFITSGPVVAMVWEGDGVVASARKIIGATNPQTAEPGTIRGDFGINIGRNIIHGSDAIETAQTEIALWFKPEELVEWQPNLTAWVYE, via the coding sequence ATGGAACGTACTTTTTTGGCAGTTAAGCCTGATGGCGTACAACGTCACCTAATCGGAGAAATTATTCGTCGTTATGAAGCAAAAGGCTTTAAGCTCGTCGGACTGAAATTGTTGCAACCAACCCGCGAACTAGCTGAAAGTCATTACGCAGTGCATAAGGAAAGACCATTCTTTGCTGGTTTGGTTGACTTTATTACCTCAGGTCCTGTTGTGGCGATGGTATGGGAAGGCGATGGTGTGGTTGCTTCTGCGCGGAAGATTATTGGTGCAACCAATCCTCAAACTGCTGAACCTGGTACAATTCGTGGCGATTTTGGTATCAACATTGGACGCAATATTATTCACGGTTCTGATGCGATCGAAACTGCTCAAACCGAGATAGCACTTTGGTTTAAGCCTGAAGAATTAGTCGAATGGCAGCCTAACTTAACCGCTTGGGTTTACGAATAA